A window of Auraticoccus monumenti contains these coding sequences:
- a CDS encoding AraC family transcriptional regulator encodes MDAVTGLLSAQRAEGAFVLRSLLVPPWSVRVEDDSPLTLVVLTRGTGWLTPDGRPPQRLEQGDALLVRGGRGYELADEVTTPPQAVIGPGQVCRKPDGSPLSDFRDLGVRSWGNARLDAAPGTVLLTGSYPDTTQVSRHLVAHLPEVVVVRDREAGPTVRSLVDLLAGETAGDQAGQGAVLDRLVDVLTVALLRAWFARDEAQPPPWYAAHDDPVVGPALRLLHHEPERPWTVARLAAEGGVSRATFARRFTELVGEPPMAYLTRWRLDLAADVLRDGDATVAAVARRAGYGSPYSFSTAFTRQHGVPPSVFRRGGSAGGERLHAPQRDQALGEGGHRRVDGDQRVGLQPGDGQVLRLVQGVPAVLPGDPPGGPA; translated from the coding sequence GTGGACGCGGTGACGGGACTGCTCTCGGCGCAGCGGGCGGAGGGTGCCTTCGTGCTGCGCTCCCTCCTGGTGCCGCCCTGGTCGGTGCGGGTCGAGGACGACTCCCCGCTGACGCTGGTGGTGCTGACCCGGGGCACCGGGTGGCTCACCCCGGACGGACGGCCCCCGCAGCGGCTGGAGCAGGGGGACGCCCTGCTGGTCCGCGGCGGACGGGGCTACGAGCTGGCCGACGAGGTGACGACGCCTCCGCAGGCGGTGATCGGACCGGGTCAGGTCTGCCGCAAGCCCGACGGCAGCCCGCTCTCGGACTTCCGCGACCTCGGTGTCCGCAGCTGGGGGAACGCCCGCCTGGACGCGGCACCGGGCACGGTGCTGCTGACCGGGAGCTACCCCGACACCACCCAGGTCTCCCGTCACCTGGTCGCGCACCTGCCGGAGGTCGTGGTGGTCCGCGACCGCGAGGCCGGCCCCACCGTCCGCAGCCTGGTCGACCTGCTGGCCGGGGAGACCGCCGGGGACCAGGCGGGTCAGGGGGCGGTGCTGGACCGGCTGGTGGACGTCCTCACGGTCGCGCTGCTGCGGGCCTGGTTCGCCCGCGACGAGGCCCAGCCGCCGCCCTGGTACGCCGCCCACGACGACCCGGTGGTCGGTCCCGCGCTGCGTCTGCTCCACCACGAGCCGGAGCGGCCGTGGACGGTGGCGCGGCTGGCCGCCGAGGGTGGTGTCTCCCGCGCCACCTTCGCCCGGCGGTTCACCGAGCTCGTCGGTGAGCCGCCGATGGCCTACCTGACCCGCTGGCGGCTCGACCTGGCCGCCGACGTGCTGCGGGACGGCGACGCCACCGTGGCCGCGGTGGCCCGCCGCGCCGGGTACGGCAGCCCGTACTCCTTCAGCACCGCCTTCACCCGCCAGCACGGCGTGCCGCCGTCGGTGTTCCGGCGGGGCGGCTCAGCCGGCGGTGAGCGCCTCCACGCCCCGCAGCGGGACCAGGCCCTCGGCGAGGGCGGCCATCGCCGGGTCGACGGTGACCAGCGCGTCGGCCTGCAGCCGGGTGACGGCCAGGTACTCCGCCTCGTGCAGGGTGTCCCAGCCGTGCTCCCGGGCGATCCGCCAGGCGGTCCGGCGTGA
- a CDS encoding Rossmann-fold NAD(P)-binding domain-containing protein, whose product MTSSSPDLHAPDPTAPVLVVGATGKTGRRVAERLRSAGVPVRAASRRSGTPFDWDDPSGWPDALAGTRSAYVTYSPDLLVPAAAGALGRLAADAREAGLEQLVLLSGRNEPGAARAVEAARAAGIPVTVLEAAWFLQNVTEGDFAPMVADGVLALPVGEVPEPFVDVDDVAEVAVAALLDEAHRGRTYQVTGPRSLTFGELAAELSRTSGREVRWVELGMAEAVDGWRAAGLPEEVVQLLGTLFGELFDGRSSRPADGVQQVLGRPARDVREHLAHHAAAQSQVTCGATRV is encoded by the coding sequence ATGACGAGCTCCTCACCCGACCTGCACGCACCCGATCCGACCGCTCCCGTCCTCGTCGTCGGTGCCACCGGCAAGACCGGCCGCCGCGTGGCCGAGAGGCTCCGCTCCGCCGGCGTCCCGGTCCGCGCCGCCTCGCGCCGCAGCGGGACGCCCTTCGACTGGGACGACCCCAGCGGCTGGCCCGACGCCCTGGCCGGCACCCGCTCGGCCTACGTGACCTACAGCCCCGACCTCCTCGTCCCGGCCGCGGCCGGGGCCCTGGGACGTCTGGCCGCCGACGCCCGCGAGGCCGGGCTGGAGCAGCTCGTGCTGCTGTCCGGACGCAACGAGCCCGGAGCCGCCCGCGCGGTGGAGGCGGCGCGGGCGGCCGGCATCCCCGTCACCGTGCTGGAGGCGGCCTGGTTCCTGCAGAACGTGACCGAGGGCGACTTCGCCCCGATGGTGGCCGACGGCGTCCTCGCCCTGCCGGTCGGCGAGGTGCCCGAGCCCTTCGTCGACGTCGACGACGTCGCCGAGGTGGCGGTGGCGGCGCTGCTGGACGAGGCCCACCGGGGCCGCACCTACCAGGTCACCGGGCCCCGCTCGCTCACCTTCGGGGAGCTGGCCGCGGAGCTCTCCCGCACCTCCGGCCGGGAGGTCCGCTGGGTCGAGCTGGGGATGGCGGAGGCCGTGGACGGCTGGCGGGCGGCCGGGCTGCCCGAGGAGGTGGTGCAGCTGCTCGGCACCCTCTTCGGGGAGCTCTTCGACGGCCGCAGCTCCCGCCCCGCCGACGGCGTCCAGCAGGTCCTGGGCCGCCCGGCCCGCGACGTCCGCGAGCACCTGGCGCACCACGCCGCCGCTCAGAGCCAGGTGACGTGCGGGGCCACCAGGGTGTAG
- a CDS encoding CPBP family intramembrane glutamic endopeptidase, which yields MGGRPRWGLEVLVVLALSLGQSAVYSVLSIIEKLTRETPLNQQTTTMNSSATPDRPWLDLAYQLAGSLFLVAPVALVLFLLWLRPGRAGGWAAMGLDRRHPGRDVLAGLGLAAAIGVPGLGFYLLARELGLNTSVAPANLTDVWWAVPVLVLAAVANGVLEEVVIVGYLFTRLRDLGWSWLVVLLTSALVRGSYHLYQGFGGFAGNVLMGLLLGLVYLRWRRVWPLVVAHSLLDVGAFVGYTLVAPHVTWL from the coding sequence ATGGGGGGCCGGCCGCGCTGGGGGCTGGAGGTGCTGGTGGTGCTGGCCCTCTCGCTCGGGCAGTCGGCGGTGTACTCGGTGCTCAGCATCATCGAGAAGCTGACCCGGGAGACCCCGCTCAACCAGCAGACCACCACCATGAACAGCTCGGCCACCCCGGACCGGCCCTGGCTCGACCTGGCCTACCAGCTGGCCGGCAGCCTGTTCCTGGTCGCCCCGGTGGCGCTGGTGCTGTTCCTGCTGTGGCTGCGTCCGGGCCGCGCGGGCGGGTGGGCCGCGATGGGTCTGGACCGGCGCCACCCCGGTCGCGACGTCCTGGCCGGGCTCGGGCTGGCCGCCGCGATCGGCGTCCCGGGCCTGGGGTTCTACCTGCTGGCCCGTGAGCTGGGGCTGAACACCTCGGTGGCGCCGGCGAACCTGACCGACGTCTGGTGGGCGGTCCCGGTGCTGGTGCTGGCCGCGGTGGCCAACGGGGTGCTGGAGGAGGTGGTGATCGTCGGCTACCTCTTCACCCGGCTCCGGGACCTGGGCTGGTCGTGGCTGGTGGTGCTGCTCACCTCCGCCCTGGTCCGGGGCAGCTACCACCTCTACCAGGGCTTCGGGGGCTTCGCCGGCAACGTGCTGATGGGCCTCCTGCTCGGTCTGGTCTACCTGCGCTGGCGCCGGGTCTGGCCGCTGGTGGTGGCCCACTCCCTGCTCGACGTGGGTGCCTTCGTCGGCTACACCCTGGTGGCCCCGCACGTCACCTGGCTCTGA